One Egicoccus halophilus genomic region harbors:
- a CDS encoding RluA family pseudouridine synthase encodes MSVERVPDALDGERLDVVVAELFEISRSRAAARIVGGEVQLDGRPVSKQQRVRAGQAVRFTATATAPPGVPAPPLPPVRFEDDHLIVLVKPAGLVVHPGHGQPDGTLVDALAAAGVALAPAGGKGRPGIVHRLDRDTSGLLMVAKTDAAHAGLVEALQQRRVARRYLALVEGVPQAPRGRIEGALGRDPGDRTRFTVRDDGKAAVTRYRVLDQAPVGEGRSVALLACALETGRTHQIRVHLSALGHPLLADPTYRASASLAASLDVPRVALHAGRLALVHPVTGETVEVTEPLPDDLDVVLARAGLHLPVDWWQALDTPTLDTPTPATAQDDA; translated from the coding sequence GTGAGCGTCGAGCGCGTCCCCGACGCGCTCGACGGCGAACGACTCGACGTCGTGGTGGCGGAGCTGTTCGAGATCTCGCGGTCCCGGGCGGCCGCCCGCATCGTCGGGGGCGAGGTGCAGCTCGACGGCCGGCCGGTGAGCAAGCAGCAGCGGGTGCGCGCCGGCCAGGCGGTGCGGTTCACGGCGACCGCCACGGCGCCACCCGGCGTCCCGGCTCCGCCGCTGCCGCCGGTGCGCTTCGAGGACGACCACCTGATCGTGCTGGTCAAGCCCGCCGGGCTGGTCGTCCATCCCGGACACGGTCAGCCCGACGGCACGCTGGTGGACGCGCTGGCCGCCGCGGGCGTCGCGCTGGCACCCGCCGGCGGGAAGGGGCGGCCCGGCATCGTGCACCGGCTCGACCGCGACACGTCCGGCCTGCTGATGGTGGCCAAGACCGACGCCGCCCACGCCGGGTTGGTCGAGGCGCTCCAGCAGCGCCGCGTCGCCCGTCGTTACCTCGCACTGGTCGAGGGCGTGCCCCAGGCGCCACGTGGACGCATCGAGGGGGCGCTCGGCCGCGACCCGGGCGACCGCACGCGCTTCACCGTCCGGGACGACGGCAAGGCGGCCGTGACCCGCTACCGGGTCCTCGACCAGGCCCCGGTCGGCGAGGGGCGCTCGGTGGCACTGTTGGCCTGCGCGCTCGAGACCGGCCGGACCCACCAGATCCGGGTCCACCTGTCGGCGCTCGGGCACCCGTTGCTCGCCGATCCCACCTACCGGGCCTCGGCCTCGCTGGCCGCGTCGCTCGACGTGCCACGCGTCGCGTTGCACGCCGGGCGGCTGGCCCTCGTGCACCCCGTGACCGGCGAGACGGTGGAGGTGACCGAGCCACTGCCCGACGACCTCGACGTCGTGCTCGCCCGGGCCGGTCTGCACCTGCCCGTGGACTGGTGGCAGGCCCTGGACACCCCGACCCTGGACACCCCGACGCCCGCCACGGCACAGGACGACGCGTGA
- a CDS encoding TraR/DksA family transcriptional regulator produces MASENPYPQDQLDERRRELLAERQSLIGQVEGLDAEADVKNWREGGFDDDPADAGSASFERETAQSLSNHARRLLSQIDDALRRMDAGTYGTCERCGNEIEPARLEALPYATLCMDCKRRDETGR; encoded by the coding sequence ATGGCATCCGAGAACCCGTACCCACAGGACCAGCTCGACGAGCGTCGTCGGGAGCTGCTCGCCGAACGACAGTCGCTGATCGGCCAGGTCGAGGGGCTCGACGCCGAAGCCGACGTCAAGAACTGGCGCGAGGGCGGCTTCGACGACGACCCGGCCGACGCCGGCTCCGCCAGCTTCGAGCGCGAGACCGCGCAGTCGCTGTCGAATCACGCCCGTCGGCTGCTGTCCCAGATCGACGACGCCCTGCGCCGCATGGACGCCGGTACGTACGGCACCTGCGAACGCTGCGGGAACGAGATCGAGCCCGCCCGTCTCGAGGCGCTGCCCTACGCCACGCTGTGCATGGACTGCAAGCGCCGGGACGAGACCGGACGTTGA
- the dnaE gene encoding DNA polymerase III subunit alpha, whose amino-acid sequence MGSGDRDSFVHLHVHTEYSMLDGASRLGQLFDKVARDGQPGVAITDHGVLFGLADFYKQGTAAGVNPILGSELYQAVGSRHDQRLGGSDGRQRYFHLTTLAQDDVGYRNLVKLSTKAYLDGYWYKPRVDKELLAAHSEGMVVLSGCLGSEVNQALLKGDEDEARQVLSDFKDIYTAERFFVELQDHGIEEQRRTWPLLEKLAGQLGLRTVLTNDSHYTDAEDAQAHDVLLCIQTGSKLSDTDRFKFSGDQFYVKTAREMRQEYAQYRDALDATLDIAEMCDAKIEFDLDLLPAFPCPPGMSEAEFLRHKVWEGARERYGDPVPDAVAQRIEYELGVIQDMGFPAYFLIVADLCEYARSAGIRVGPGRGSAGGSVVAFCTDITRVDPIKYGLIFERFLNPARIQMPDIDIDFDDRRRGEMIRYAASRYGDDHVAQVVTFGTIKAKSAIRDAARVLDEPFSVGDTLCKMMPPPQQGKEAPLAEAYDKSVELREARNDPTYRRVLETAEKLEGLIRQHGIHAAAVIIGASPLDEIVPLLKTDRGEIVTQYEMGAAEAIGLLKMDFLGLRNLTVISDAERHIRANRGVEVDLDDAELLGDMDDPTTYEMLSTGFTLGVFQLDSTGMQALVRKLRPTRFEDISALLALYRPGPLSMDMHVAYANRKNGLEEVTYDHPDLEPVLGESYGVIVYQEQVMKIATDLAGFTMSDADGLRKAVGKKKRDLMESFKDQFISGGVDNGYDKSLMSSLWGLIEKFAEYGFNKSHTVAYGVVSYQTAWLKAHYPVEYMAALLTSVKNHKDNKPLYLNECRRMGIPVLPPDINTSGSDFTPRGDEVLFGLSAVRGVGEGIVEQIVRARTEKGAFADFQDFCAKVDASVLNKRTLENLILAGAFSSLGHTRKGLLAVYELMVDTAQKAKKDEAAGFLSLFGDDGGGADGVELDDAPEIPTEEFDKSQLLKFEREMLGLYVSDHPLFGTERVLERHIDTSCAGLRERKDNDNVTVGGVLTGLTKKFTKKGDTYLVATLEDLTGNVEVVFWPNTYRAAHEVLVEDAVLVVTGRLEVRDEALKLQANRVSAPDLSEALGAPIVVRFATEQCTADAVRRLKDILVHHQGPVPVHLQVDAPDGACRTYRLGDELRVERHSGLFGEIKSAFGPQAIDDEAGDRTFGGDEEEPRWRRAREREPALT is encoded by the coding sequence GTGGGTAGTGGCGACCGCGACAGCTTCGTCCACCTCCACGTGCACACCGAGTACTCGATGCTCGACGGGGCGTCGCGGCTCGGGCAGCTGTTCGACAAGGTCGCCCGCGACGGGCAGCCCGGTGTCGCCATCACCGACCACGGGGTGTTGTTCGGACTGGCCGACTTCTACAAGCAGGGCACCGCGGCCGGGGTGAATCCGATCCTCGGCTCGGAGCTGTACCAGGCGGTCGGGTCCCGGCACGACCAGCGGCTCGGCGGCTCCGACGGTCGCCAGCGCTACTTCCACCTGACCACGCTGGCGCAGGACGACGTCGGGTACCGCAACCTCGTCAAGCTCTCCACCAAGGCCTACCTCGACGGCTACTGGTACAAGCCGCGCGTCGACAAGGAGCTGCTCGCCGCGCACAGCGAGGGCATGGTCGTGCTCTCGGGCTGTCTCGGCTCGGAGGTGAACCAGGCCCTGCTCAAGGGCGACGAGGACGAGGCGCGCCAGGTCCTGAGCGACTTCAAGGACATCTACACCGCCGAGCGCTTCTTCGTCGAGCTCCAGGACCACGGCATCGAGGAACAGCGGCGCACCTGGCCGCTGCTCGAGAAGCTGGCCGGCCAACTCGGCCTGCGCACGGTCCTCACCAACGACTCGCACTACACCGACGCCGAGGACGCGCAGGCCCACGACGTGCTGCTGTGCATCCAGACCGGCTCGAAGCTCTCCGACACGGACCGGTTCAAGTTCTCCGGCGACCAGTTCTACGTCAAGACCGCCCGGGAGATGCGCCAGGAGTACGCCCAGTACCGCGACGCGCTCGATGCCACGCTCGACATCGCCGAGATGTGCGACGCGAAGATCGAGTTCGACCTCGACCTGCTGCCGGCCTTCCCCTGCCCGCCGGGCATGTCCGAGGCCGAGTTCCTGCGCCACAAGGTGTGGGAGGGTGCCCGCGAGCGCTACGGCGACCCGGTTCCCGACGCCGTCGCCCAGCGCATCGAGTACGAGCTCGGCGTCATCCAGGACATGGGCTTCCCCGCCTACTTCCTGATCGTCGCCGACCTGTGCGAGTACGCCCGCAGTGCCGGCATCCGCGTCGGTCCCGGTCGTGGTTCGGCCGGCGGTTCGGTCGTCGCCTTCTGCACCGACATCACGCGGGTCGACCCGATCAAGTACGGCCTGATCTTCGAGCGGTTCCTCAACCCGGCCCGTATCCAGATGCCGGACATCGACATCGACTTCGACGACCGTCGACGCGGGGAGATGATCCGCTACGCCGCCTCGCGCTACGGCGACGACCACGTGGCCCAGGTGGTCACCTTCGGGACCATCAAGGCGAAGTCGGCCATCCGCGACGCCGCCCGGGTGCTCGACGAGCCGTTCAGCGTCGGCGACACGCTGTGCAAGATGATGCCGCCCCCGCAGCAGGGCAAGGAGGCCCCGCTCGCCGAGGCCTACGACAAGTCGGTCGAGTTGCGGGAGGCCCGCAACGACCCGACCTACCGCCGGGTGCTCGAGACCGCCGAGAAGCTCGAGGGCCTGATCCGCCAGCACGGCATCCATGCCGCCGCGGTCATCATCGGCGCTTCACCGCTCGACGAGATCGTCCCGCTGCTCAAGACCGACCGTGGCGAGATCGTCACCCAGTACGAGATGGGCGCGGCCGAAGCCATCGGCCTGCTCAAGATGGACTTCCTCGGGCTGCGCAACCTCACGGTGATCTCGGACGCCGAACGGCACATCCGCGCCAACCGGGGCGTCGAGGTCGACCTCGACGACGCCGAACTGCTCGGCGACATGGACGACCCCACCACCTACGAGATGCTCTCGACCGGCTTCACGTTGGGCGTCTTCCAACTCGACTCGACCGGCATGCAGGCGCTGGTGCGCAAGCTCAGGCCGACCCGCTTCGAGGACATCTCGGCCCTGCTGGCGCTGTACCGCCCGGGCCCGTTGTCGATGGACATGCACGTCGCCTACGCCAACCGCAAGAACGGCCTCGAGGAGGTCACCTACGACCACCCGGACCTCGAGCCCGTGCTGGGCGAGAGCTACGGCGTGATCGTCTACCAAGAGCAGGTCATGAAGATCGCGACCGACCTCGCGGGCTTCACGATGTCCGACGCGGACGGGTTGCGCAAGGCGGTCGGCAAGAAGAAGCGCGACCTGATGGAGTCCTTCAAGGACCAGTTCATCAGCGGTGGCGTCGACAACGGCTACGACAAGTCCCTGATGAGCTCGTTGTGGGGCCTCATCGAGAAGTTCGCCGAGTACGGGTTCAACAAGTCCCACACGGTCGCCTACGGCGTGGTGAGCTACCAGACCGCCTGGCTCAAGGCCCACTACCCGGTCGAGTACATGGCGGCACTGCTCACCAGCGTCAAGAACCACAAGGACAACAAGCCGCTCTACCTCAACGAGTGCCGGCGCATGGGCATCCCCGTGCTGCCGCCCGACATCAACACCTCGGGCAGCGACTTCACCCCGCGAGGGGACGAGGTCCTGTTCGGGCTGTCGGCCGTACGCGGCGTGGGGGAGGGGATCGTCGAACAGATCGTCCGCGCCCGCACCGAGAAGGGCGCGTTCGCCGACTTCCAGGACTTCTGCGCCAAGGTCGACGCCAGTGTGCTCAACAAGCGCACGCTGGAGAACCTGATCCTGGCCGGCGCGTTCTCCTCGCTGGGTCACACGCGCAAGGGCCTGCTGGCCGTCTACGAACTGATGGTCGACACGGCCCAGAAGGCCAAGAAGGACGAGGCGGCCGGCTTCCTGTCGTTGTTCGGCGACGACGGCGGCGGTGCGGACGGGGTCGAGCTCGACGATGCCCCCGAGATCCCCACCGAGGAGTTCGACAAGTCCCAGCTGCTGAAGTTCGAGCGCGAGATGCTCGGGCTGTACGTCTCGGACCACCCACTGTTCGGCACCGAGCGGGTCCTCGAGCGTCACATCGACACCAGCTGCGCCGGCCTGCGCGAGCGCAAGGACAACGACAACGTCACGGTCGGCGGCGTGCTCACCGGCCTGACCAAGAAGTTCACCAAGAAGGGCGACACCTACCTCGTGGCCACCCTCGAGGACCTCACCGGCAACGTCGAGGTCGTCTTCTGGCCCAACACCTACCGCGCCGCGCACGAGGTGCTGGTCGAGGACGCCGTGCTGGTCGTGACCGGTCGACTCGAGGTGCGCGACGAGGCGCTCAAGCTGCAGGCCAACCGCGTCTCCGCACCGGACCTCTCCGAGGCGCTCGGCGCGCCGATCGTGGTGCGCTTCGCCACCGAACAGTGCACGGCGGACGCCGTACGGCGGCTCAAGGACATCCTCGTCCACCACCAGGGACCCGTCCCGGTGCACCTGCAGGTCGACGCGCCCGACGGCGCCTGTCGGACCTACCGTCTCGGCGACGAGCTGCGCGTCGAGCGGCACTCGGGACTCTTCGGCGAGATCAAGTCGGCGTTCGGTCCGCAGGCCATCGACGACGAGGCCGGCGACCGGACCTTCGGTGGTGACGAGGAGGAACCGCGCTGGCGGCGGGCCAGGGAACGCGAACCCGCGCTGACCTGA
- a CDS encoding signal peptidase II, whose product MTDAPPAADATSRPASRLPTQVALLLAAAVVVLDQATKEIAEAALGMGEYAPLFGDAVGWQLVYNPGAAFGLPAPAWLFLVVTVLVTVIVARALPRTTSLLPACAYGLLLAGALGNAIDRLVRPNVVGERSGFFQGDVVDFVAWGNFPRFNVADAAITVGFVLLALALWREEQEAKAADEAAPATEARQAGSTAVDADGSAGAPSSPERP is encoded by the coding sequence TTGACCGACGCTCCGCCCGCCGCCGACGCAACGTCGCGGCCGGCGTCGCGACTGCCCACCCAGGTCGCGCTGCTGCTCGCCGCTGCGGTCGTGGTCCTCGACCAGGCCACCAAGGAGATCGCCGAGGCGGCATTGGGGATGGGGGAGTACGCCCCGCTGTTCGGCGACGCCGTCGGTTGGCAACTGGTCTACAACCCTGGGGCCGCCTTCGGGCTGCCGGCGCCGGCCTGGCTGTTCCTCGTGGTCACCGTGCTGGTCACGGTCATCGTGGCGCGCGCCCTGCCGCGTACCACGAGCCTGCTGCCGGCCTGCGCCTACGGTCTGCTGCTGGCGGGGGCACTGGGCAACGCCATCGACCGGCTCGTGCGTCCCAACGTCGTGGGTGAACGCAGCGGCTTCTTCCAGGGTGACGTGGTGGACTTCGTCGCCTGGGGCAACTTCCCCCGCTTCAACGTGGCCGACGCGGCGATCACGGTCGGTTTCGTGCTGCTGGCACTGGCGCTGTGGCGCGAGGAACAGGAGGCGAAGGCGGCCGACGAAGCGGCGCCCGCGACCGAGGCGCGGCAGGCGGGCTCCACGGCCGTCGACGCCGACGGGTCGGCCGGCGCGCCGTCGTCGCCGGAGCGTCCGTGA
- the ileS gene encoding isoleucine--tRNA ligase, producing the protein MTTWPSVAPQPDLPQLEAQVLDRWRALDVFARSVEQRADAPVWTFFEGPPTANGRPGTHHVEARTFKDIFPRYRTMKGFFVRRKGGWDCHGLPVELEVEKELGLNSKADIEAYGIEKFNARCRESVLRYVDVWERLTERIGFWIDTDDPYRTMDATYVDSLWWGLKELWDRDLIFEDHRVAPYCGRCGTALSDAEVAQGYQTVEDPSVFVRFPLLDGPLADEGAALLVWTTTPWTLPSNTACAVGADVRYQLVRVSATDAGGEDELLVLAADLVERVLGERGDQLYEVVREVAPDELVGAHYEAPFTIVAPEADQDWRYVVTADFVTTTDGSGIVHLAPAFGADDMAVGREHGLPVLNPVDREGKFTVGPWAGSFVKDADPDIIRELTAGGRLFQATRYSHTYPHCWRCKRPLIYYAKPSWYIRTTAVRDQLLANNAGIDWHPEHIRDGRFGNWLENNVDWALSRDRYWGTPLPFWRCEDGHVTVVGSRAELSTLSGEDHAELDPHRPYVDEVVLPCGQCGQTATRVPDVADAWFDSGAMPYAQWGYPHQGREEFARHYPADYICEAIDQTRGWFYTLLAESTLLFGDSSYRTCVCLGHIVDEDGRKMSKSLGNILDPWELIERNGADALRWLMLAEGNPWVSRRVGPQLLDEIVRRFLLTIWNTHVFFTTYAAIDGFDLATPAPAVAERPAADRWVLAELADVVTVVDTALERYDVSSATRRLERFVDDLSNWYVRRNRRRFWKAVADDPADKAAAYHTLHTCLRTLAQLLAPFTPFFAERLWQDLVVSQDGQAPPSVHLTDFPVAAGEWADESLRQAMGTARRVVELGRQARTTSAVKVRQPLARALVTVPEAERVGLATLVADIADELNVKQVELADGTGDLVERSLKPNFRALGPAFGKRSPAVGDALRKADPDTAAAVAAALADAGEAVLTVDGEPVTLSTGMVEVVETSRTGWAVASQGGTSFALDTALSRELEVEGAARELVRAVNDLRKGAGLALDDRIVLRLVVDPSALDAELAAGGLYDLVAREVLATTIERDAVPDDAAEVDLGPGTARVAMERVR; encoded by the coding sequence ATGACCACCTGGCCCAGCGTCGCTCCCCAGCCCGACCTGCCGCAGCTCGAGGCGCAGGTGCTCGACCGTTGGCGCGCACTCGACGTCTTCGCGCGCAGTGTCGAGCAGCGCGCCGACGCCCCCGTGTGGACGTTCTTCGAGGGCCCGCCGACCGCCAACGGCCGTCCCGGCACCCACCACGTCGAGGCCCGCACCTTCAAGGACATCTTCCCGCGCTACCGCACGATGAAGGGGTTCTTCGTGCGCCGCAAGGGTGGCTGGGACTGCCACGGCCTGCCGGTGGAACTCGAGGTCGAGAAGGAGCTCGGCCTCAACTCCAAGGCGGACATCGAGGCGTACGGCATCGAGAAGTTCAACGCCCGCTGCCGGGAGTCGGTGCTGCGCTACGTCGACGTCTGGGAACGGCTCACCGAGCGCATCGGGTTCTGGATCGACACCGACGACCCGTACCGCACGATGGACGCGACCTACGTCGACTCACTGTGGTGGGGCCTCAAGGAGCTGTGGGACCGGGACCTGATCTTCGAGGACCACCGGGTCGCGCCCTACTGCGGCCGGTGCGGCACCGCCCTGTCCGACGCCGAGGTGGCACAGGGCTACCAGACGGTCGAGGACCCGAGCGTGTTCGTGCGCTTCCCACTGCTCGACGGACCGTTGGCCGACGAGGGCGCGGCGCTGCTGGTGTGGACCACGACCCCGTGGACCCTGCCGTCCAACACCGCCTGCGCCGTCGGCGCCGACGTGCGCTACCAACTCGTGCGCGTGTCGGCCACCGACGCCGGCGGCGAGGACGAACTGCTGGTGCTGGCCGCCGACCTCGTGGAGCGGGTGCTCGGCGAGCGCGGTGACCAGCTCTACGAGGTGGTGCGCGAGGTCGCACCCGACGAGCTGGTCGGTGCCCACTACGAGGCGCCGTTCACCATCGTCGCGCCCGAGGCCGACCAGGACTGGCGCTACGTGGTGACCGCCGACTTCGTCACGACCACCGACGGGTCGGGCATCGTGCACCTCGCGCCCGCCTTCGGCGCCGACGACATGGCCGTCGGCCGCGAGCACGGACTGCCGGTGCTCAATCCCGTCGACCGGGAGGGGAAGTTCACCGTCGGCCCGTGGGCCGGCAGCTTCGTCAAGGACGCCGACCCCGACATCATCCGGGAGCTGACCGCCGGCGGCCGGCTGTTCCAGGCGACCCGCTACTCGCACACCTACCCCCACTGCTGGCGCTGCAAGCGTCCGTTGATCTACTACGCCAAGCCGTCGTGGTACATCCGCACGACCGCGGTTCGCGACCAGCTGCTGGCCAACAACGCCGGCATCGACTGGCACCCGGAGCACATCCGGGACGGGCGCTTCGGCAACTGGCTGGAGAACAACGTCGACTGGGCCCTGTCACGGGACCGCTACTGGGGCACCCCGTTGCCGTTCTGGCGCTGCGAGGACGGCCACGTCACGGTGGTCGGTTCCCGGGCGGAGCTCTCCACGCTCAGCGGCGAGGACCATGCCGAGCTCGACCCGCACCGGCCCTACGTCGACGAGGTGGTCCTGCCGTGCGGCCAGTGCGGCCAGACGGCGACCCGCGTCCCCGACGTCGCCGACGCCTGGTTCGACTCGGGCGCCATGCCCTACGCCCAGTGGGGCTACCCGCACCAGGGGCGCGAGGAGTTCGCCCGCCACTACCCCGCCGACTACATCTGCGAGGCGATCGACCAGACCCGTGGCTGGTTCTACACGCTGCTGGCCGAGTCGACCCTGCTGTTCGGTGACAGCTCCTACCGCACCTGCGTCTGCCTCGGCCACATCGTGGACGAGGACGGTCGCAAGATGTCGAAGTCGCTGGGCAACATCCTCGATCCCTGGGAGCTGATCGAGCGCAACGGGGCCGACGCCCTGCGGTGGTTGATGCTGGCCGAGGGCAACCCGTGGGTGTCGCGGCGGGTCGGTCCGCAGCTGCTCGACGAGATCGTCCGTCGGTTCCTGCTCACGATCTGGAACACCCACGTGTTCTTCACCACCTACGCCGCGATCGACGGCTTCGACCTGGCCACCCCAGCCCCTGCGGTCGCAGAACGACCCGCCGCGGACCGCTGGGTGCTGGCGGAGCTCGCCGACGTCGTCACCGTCGTCGACACCGCGCTGGAGCGCTACGACGTCTCGAGCGCGACCCGCCGGCTCGAGCGGTTCGTCGACGACCTGTCGAACTGGTACGTGCGACGCAACCGACGCCGGTTCTGGAAGGCGGTGGCCGACGACCCGGCCGACAAGGCGGCCGCGTACCACACGCTGCACACCTGTCTGCGCACGCTCGCACAGCTGCTGGCCCCGTTCACGCCGTTCTTCGCCGAACGGCTGTGGCAGGACCTGGTGGTCAGCCAGGACGGGCAGGCGCCGCCGTCGGTGCACCTGACCGACTTCCCCGTCGCGGCCGGGGAGTGGGCGGACGAGTCGCTGCGCCAGGCGATGGGTACCGCACGTCGGGTGGTCGAACTCGGGCGCCAGGCCCGCACCACCTCGGCGGTCAAGGTCCGTCAGCCCCTGGCCCGCGCCCTGGTGACGGTGCCGGAGGCCGAGCGCGTCGGACTCGCCACGCTGGTGGCCGACATCGCCGACGAGCTCAACGTCAAGCAGGTGGAGCTCGCCGACGGCACCGGCGACCTCGTCGAGCGTTCGCTCAAGCCCAACTTCCGCGCGCTCGGGCCGGCGTTCGGCAAGCGGTCCCCCGCCGTGGGCGACGCCCTGCGCAAGGCCGACCCGGACACGGCGGCCGCGGTGGCGGCGGCACTCGCCGACGCCGGCGAGGCGGTGCTGACCGTGGACGGCGAACCGGTCACCCTCAGCACCGGGATGGTCGAGGTGGTCGAGACCTCGCGCACCGGCTGGGCCGTCGCCTCCCAGGGCGGGACCTCGTTCGCGCTCGACACCGCGCTCAGCCGCGAGTTGGAGGTCGAGGGCGCCGCGCGCGAGTTGGTGCGCGCCGTCAACGACCTGCGCAAGGGCGCCGGGCTGGCGCTCGACGACCGCATCGTCCTGCGGTTGGTCGTCGACCCGTCGGCGCTGGACGCGGAGCTCGCCGCGGGCGGCCTCTACGACCTCGTGGCCCGTGAGGTGCTCGCCACCACGATCGAGCGTGACGCGGTCCCCGACGACGCGGCCGAGGTCGACCTCGGTCCCGGCACGGCCCGGGTCGCGATGGAGCGGGTCCGATGA
- the map gene encoding type I methionyl aminopeptidase produces the protein MILRKSRKDVAGLREAGRVVALAHRAMRAAADVGVSLRDLDEVARDVLREHGATSAFLGYHPHFAPTPFPGVICASKNDVIVHGIPDDEPLADGDLLSIDFGAVLDGWVGDAAVTFSVGTVREDDDRLRQAAEDALAAGIAAAVPGNRLGDVGAAIGAIGRGHGYGIPQGWGGHGVGRQMHEDPSVPNEGEPGRGLRIRPGLVIAIEPMFMAGGRDDYRIDDDGWTIRTVDGSRASHAEHTIAVTDDGPQLLTVV, from the coding sequence GTGATCCTCCGAAAATCCCGCAAGGACGTGGCCGGACTCCGCGAGGCCGGCAGGGTCGTCGCGCTCGCCCACCGGGCGATGCGCGCGGCCGCCGACGTCGGGGTGAGCCTGCGCGACCTCGACGAGGTCGCCCGCGACGTGCTGCGCGAGCACGGCGCCACCTCGGCGTTCCTCGGCTACCACCCGCACTTCGCCCCGACGCCGTTCCCCGGGGTCATCTGCGCGTCGAAGAACGACGTCATCGTGCACGGCATCCCCGACGACGAACCGCTCGCCGACGGTGACCTGCTGAGCATCGACTTCGGTGCTGTCCTCGACGGCTGGGTCGGTGACGCGGCCGTCACCTTCAGCGTCGGTACCGTCCGCGAGGACGACGACCGGCTCCGCCAGGCCGCCGAGGACGCGCTCGCGGCCGGCATCGCCGCGGCCGTGCCGGGCAACCGTCTCGGCGACGTCGGGGCGGCCATCGGCGCGATCGGCCGTGGACACGGCTACGGCATCCCACAGGGGTGGGGCGGCCACGGCGTGGGCCGGCAGATGCACGAGGACCCCTCCGTTCCCAACGAGGGCGAGCCGGGCCGCGGGCTGCGGATCCGTCCCGGCCTGGTGATCGCGATCGAGCCGATGTTCATGGCCGGGGGACGCGACGACTACCGCATCGACGACGACGGCTGGACCATCCGCACCGTCGACGGCTCGCGCGCCTCCCACGCCGAACACACGATCGCGGTCACCGACGACGGCCCGCAGCTGCTGACCGTCGTCTGA